The genomic stretch GCAGCCCGGAGGAATTGCGCTGGCTGACCTTACCAGGCCGTCTCTACGCTGTCGATTCTTGAACCATTTCGAAGAGCCTTGCTAGGAGTGCCGTTCCTCTACCAACGCGTAACTTCCACAACACCATACACCGCACTCATAGCCACAAAGTCCTCAATCACGTCGCTCGTGGTAGTACATCTTGACGGGCGATTAGACTGGATGGTGGCGCATCGCAATGCACTTTTGGCGTGGACTGGACACACATTGAGCCTGAAGCCTCGATGGAATATGAAGATGGTATGTGGAGGAGACAAGGACTGTACGGACCACGACTGACATGACTTCAAGAGCCTCGCTCATTGGGGCAGCACGGCAGTGACCGGACGAGGGCTTCTTGCTCTGTCGGGTAAAGGCCTGATCCATCAAATCACCCTCAAGACAGGCGAGGAATATGTCGTTCGGCCAACGAATGTCATCGCGTACAGCATGATGCAGAACGCTCCGCAGCCATATCGATTTAAGTCATCGACTTTCCGAATGCAAATACCGAACCCATTGACCTGGCTTCCCGACACGAGATTCTGGAGAACGATGCGGGAAAGCACTGCGTGGACAGTCATGAGGAATGTCGTCTTCACAATTCGGACATGGACGCGGAGGACTATTTGGGGAGACCGAGTGGGTATCCGATGTTTCGAACATGATGTTCGATCGCTGCTTACATCTCACAGTTGTTCCTGCATTTCCACGGGCCGGCAACAATCCTTGTCCAGTCCCGCGGAGCTGCTATCAGCGATGTGATGACTTCCGAGGAGGTCAATGAGTTCGCCGACAGTCCTGCCGGCTCGGCCCCTCGCGCACTTGCAATCACCTCGCCGGCTGAAGCAGGAGCATCCACTGGAATGCCGGCGTCAAAGCCGTCACCTACGACTTTGAGTTTTGCAAATGTCGGCCAAGACGGCAGGGTGGAATTTGAGAAGACGAAGGCATCCACGCAGTAGTGAGATCGGCACGAGGCATGGCCGCCCCACCCTACGAAACACTCTTCTCATCCTAAAAAGCCACGCAAACCGGTCACCAGACCACGGCCGAGTCGCAAGACATGTACAAACAATTCCAGATCACCGAGGTGCCGCTCTCAGGTCCTTGTAGAAAAACATCTCATCAACCAACATGCCCCCGACCGGACTGACACCATAGTTGGGGATCGTTCCAGCCTCGACGTAGCCCAGCTTTGGGTAGAAATGCTCAGCACCGCTGCCAATCACGGTGTCCAACAGCTACAGAGTAAAGTTGTGTCAGCACGGCGATCAATCTCGCAACGCAGCTTCCTGAGTCTCAGCGCGACTCACCATCAACCATCTTCCCTTTTCCCTCGCAATCATTTCCAGTTTCCCCATCAATCGCCTTGCCAAACCCTGCCTCCTGAACCGTGGACTGACCAACAGCTTCTCCACCCAGCATCTATGCGGCCCAGTCTCCGACGCCGGCATCAGGAGAGTCACCACCCCGACCAGTTCCTCAATACCCCCGGAAGTCTGCGCGAATTGAATCACGATAGCTCTCGTGCCTTTCTCGACCTCCCGGCTGAATCCGGTCCACAAGTCTTTGAGCTTCGTTGGGTGGTCCACGTCGATGATTGATGCTACTGTATGGTCGACTTTGACACATTCGCGGTGGATGTCGCATATGGCCGGAACATGGTGGGCGTGCTTGGTCGGCGAGAAGACAATCGGTTCTGTAAGAGGAGGCATTGCGGCGTCTTTAGATTCTAGGGCCATATATCAAAAGGTCGACAGCCAGTCAATGAAGCTTCGGGCTCTCAACTCTCCAAATATTCCGACGCCTACGTCCAATGCTTGCTTCGTTGTTGGAGCAAGTGGAAATGTGGCTGTGTCACACAATTTCGAAGGCTGCCTAAAATGACTCCAAAAGAATTCACTCTGCTTAAGGTATCCTTTAAGAAGAATCGTTGCCGGTGGCATATACATCGCGATTAGGTAATCGGCGCTAGCGCTTCAATCGATGCCCTGAACCTGGAGCTCTCCCTTCTCCATCATTCGCGAATCCCAACCTGGAATTCCACCCGCGACCGGTCACGGCGTCCTCTTTGCCCGACACACGCTCTTTCGCACGGAGCTTCATCAATCCCCAGGCGGACTTTGCTGTctcgtccttctcctgcATCTCTGTCTGAGCGATTGAACCGAATTGCACGGGGGAGCTATTGCCGCCGGCGCATGCATGTGTTGAAAGCTGGCTCTGAGACAACGGTGCTTGGAGCTGTGCTACACAAaagagcaggaggaggcTGTGTGTGCAAACGACGTACTTGGATTGGTTTGAAGCAATTCTCGAACAATGGCCGACACTGCGGCCAAGCGCAATAGCATTGCCGGCAAGATTGCGACACCAAAGATTGGAGGCGGCAGCAGCCCAGCTACCTCGTCGCTGGACTCGCTGGAGGTGCTGAGCAAGGCAATTGGATGCCGGTGAGTGTACTTGACTTACGTCCAAGGCAACGCAAACGCGATGGCAGTGAAAGCGCACGATTTCTAACGACGCTATCCTTCATAGAATCAAAATCACCACCGCCGCACCGCACTCGCAGACATACGAGGGAACTCTGTTCAACGCTTGTCCAGTGTTGCATGTGATCGCCATCAATACGCGCGCTCCTCCACCGAACCCTGCGTCCAATGCTGCCGCCCAGCCTGGCGATTACCACATCATCCCGTTTTCTCGCATTCAGAGCTCTCAAGTGATCTCCCTGGCAGGCGCGGAGGGCGTTGCACAGCCCGTCATTGGAGCAGTGGATATCAGACAGCTGCAGAAGCGCGAGGAAACTCGCGTCAACCAGCTgcgtgaggaagaggagtctagGGGTAAAGGAGTCAGTAAGGAGGCGCAAGCCATCTTCGACTCCTTTAGGCGAATGTAAGACTGTCAAGCACTCGACTCTCGGCACAAGATCGATCGCTGACAATGACTTCGCAGCAACGTTCCAGTCCGCTGGCACAACCAGGAGATCATCGTGCTCGAACATGTGATCGTTGTGCCTCCATACCGCCCCGAGGATTGCAAGGCTAGCAAGGACAAGCAAGAGACTTTGATTCGCGTGCGCAAGATCCTCGAAGGCGAACGCAAAAAGttgcaggagaaggaggcacGCGAGCGAAGCGCGGCCGTGGGACCACGCAAAGGAGGTTGAGGAAATATATGCTCCGACTCCCACTTACGATTCCAACAGTCCAACTGGCGCAGACCAAGGATTCTCATCACGAAGAGTATTCCCAGCGCCGAGGATGACCCGTCCAAAGCTCGTCACTTGTGTGAAGGAAGTCGAGGGACCATCTGGCGTCATCTGACAATTGTCTTGTACAATCCGAATAGCCAGACAAAGAATGATACCCGAATCAAATGATCTAAAGCACGCCCATTCCGAGCCAGGCTGCCTCGTTGCAAGGATTTGCCGCATCATACAATGGTTGCTTCGATACACTGCCTCGCACAGCGGCAAGAGGTGCTGCACTTCTTCTCTGCTGGCTTAACGGGTCCGTACCAGCCGAGGCCTTGTCGCCGGCTGTGCTGGATGAAGTTGGGCAGGGAGACCGTGCCCGTGCATTATCTTCATTCCCCGAAGGCGTTGAATACACAAGTCCTGCCCTCAGAGCCAGAAGTCCCGCTCGTCCCTCAAGGGTGATGCCGACAGCTCCGTGCCAATGTAAGCTCGAGGAACTGACGGAGCTTGCACAGCCAGGGCGTGTGCAGGGTCATCGTTGACTTTTTACCTCGTAAGGGCCCGAGTCAAAAGCTATATTTATCAAGTCTCCCAATCGCCACGTAACATCGAGCTGGCTTCTCTTTTGCATCAACAAACTCGAATCCGAACTTGAACGACACGCCTGCTCTTCAAGCCAATCGACGCTACCTCACAGCTCAAGACTAAACACAATGAAGCTCACTACTCTCATCGCCGCTGTCATCGGCGTGATGGCTTCGGGAGTCATCGCCGTATGATCGTTCCCTTCAACGAGTCCTTGCGCCGCCCATTGCTAACTCGCGCTCCCATATGATAGTCGAAATATTGCGATCGTTATGCCGTCAAGAACGCATGTCTCGATCATTGCCAGGATAACAAATGGCTGACTGGCGTTTGGTGAGTATTCTATGCCCGCTTCGGATTGATCAATCAACTGTTTGCTGACGCAGAAATCTGCACAGCAAATCCGACGGGCAGTGCCACTGTGGGGTCCAGGCGGAGTAGAGAGGATGCTGCTCTTGTCTGAATGCTTGAGGCGAGATGGTCGAGGAGGGAAATTGGAGTGCAGGAACGGGCAATGGGATGTCAAACACCATTCTGAGGAGCAGGTCGAGTTATCAACAAATCAAGCTCGCGATCGCATGCTACTGTCCAGACGTCAAATGCTCCTGGTATTCAGTCTTGTGCCCACCGCGATTCCCGTCAGCGTGCGAAAATTGTCAGTCCTCAGCCACGTATTGTTTGATCACGCCCAATCTCAAGAACGAGCTACAAATCTTCATCAGTGTGAAAGCTTCTCTGATATTTTTCAATGAGAAGCCATCCGAATTCGTTCCATTCGAAGTCTGGCATGCTGAGCCCATCCGCACGCTCGTGGTATTGAAGGTAGCCTTGAGTCATAGGCTACCTTCCACCGATTCCATGCATCAACGGTGGTCGCATTCTGGTCCAGTGTGAACAAGCTCGAGAAGTTTCCAGCAAAGAGAGATGGTAGTTCGACAGCAATCACATGTGACACCAAAGGAAGTGAATGAAATCGAGCAAACGCAAGCAACAGGCGCATTTGCTAGCGCGGACACAGCTGCCTCAAGATCCCGCCTACCGACCCCACCAAACATCATCACATCCACGAAGCACCTCACCCCATCAGCAATACACCAACCACACGGAAGTCTCCATCGACAACACCGCAACCATGCAGATCAAGTCCGCCTTCCCATCCTCATCCCTCAGCCCATTATCAAGCTAACACACGACGAATCAGAGTCCGCACCCTCACCGGCAAAGAAATCGAGCTGGACATCGAGCCCGACTACAAAGTGCAAAAGATCAAGGAGCgcgtcgaggagaaggaagggaTTCCACCGGTTCAGCAGCGGTTGATTTATGGTGGGAAGCAGATGTAAGATCACACACCATCAAGCACATCCAACTGCAGTGAGTGCGGGACAGTGAGGACGTAGCTGACGCTTTTGATACAGGAACGACGAGAAGACAGCTGCGGAGTACCAACTCGAAGGCGGCGCGACGTTGCATCTGGTGCTTGCGTTGAGAGGTGGAGTGGCTTGAGCAAAGAAGAACATGGATCAAGAAGAGCGAggtgggagggtggaggcgAGGCGGATGAGAAAAGATACCAAGGCAGTATGGCGGAGAGACAGCTCGGCGTTGTCATGGGCGTTGTCGCTTCTGGCGATGGAAGCGTGAGCACATTAGAAGATGATGGCTGACGAAGGGGTGAGGGTTCTTCGTGAGCGGACGGAGGAGCGTACATGGACGTGGGAGACATAACCCAACACCGCGCGAGGCTGATGTCGTTCGGTCAGATCACGAGCATAGCAAGCATAAATGAATGATTGAGCATCAACTGGTCTTTGAAGTGCTGATTTTCTCCCATGGTAGCACACTGTTCAGTTCTGGTTCATACAGACAAACCCAGCAGCGCGTCCAATAACGCCGCCCATCAACGCCGGATCATCATTCATAACCCTCAGGCAACGCCCGTCAACCTTCGAATACTCCTCCTCGGTCCCTCACCCACAACCTGCACCTTGCCCTCTTGCTCCAACGCGCGAATCGCCTCCGCAAACTCCTGCCCCTCAACAGGCACAGAACTCTGCTCACTCAACTGCCTCACCACATCACCATACCTCACACTCCCATTACCGCTTCTCAACATCTCGTCCAACACACCCAACACACCAATCTGCAAGtccgccttcctcttcctctcactCGCGCTCGATCCCTCCGTCAGCAGACCCATGTCGATCAGACCAGTTCTTGCATCAGTAGCAGCCTGCTGCAGCGCGGACTGGATGAGTCGAACAGCTTCGTTGACATCCGACTCCTCGACCGTGAGGGACAGACGCATTTTCGCGTGGGCTTCGGAGAGACGGATCATGCTTTCGAGTTGACGGGTTGTGGCAGTGATGCGGCGTTCCGAGGAGCGGATGTCCTCGCCGAGTTTGCGCATGGCGACGTAGGCTTTTACGAGGGCATCGGCAGCGGGCTGGGTGATGGTGGGGTGGATGTTGGCGCGGGCATATGAGATGTAGGAGGTCAGGAATTCGATGGGCTGGGAGGGGAAGTTAGTATAAACGAAGATTGGTCGGTGCAAGAAATACTCACGAGTATTTCCGCAGTGCTTGCATTCTCTGGCGTGTCTTCTAGGTACATGCCCACCAAATGTCTCGCAAGCTTGCGATCGGCGGACTCGTCGATGCGGTCGAGAACAAGGTAGACCAAATCGAATCTGGAGAGAAGGGTAGGTGGGAGATCGATATTCTGAGGGACTGGCAAATTCGGGTTGTACTTGCTTCCAATGGGgttggcggaggcgaggatcGACGTGCGAGCGTTAAGAGTCGTGATGATGCCAGCTTTGGCAATGGAGACAGTCTGTTGCTCCATGACTTCGTGCAGAACGGAGCGCGTAGAGTCCGACATCTTGTCGAACTCGTCGATGCAGCACACACCGCCGTCACTCAACACCAGAGCACCAGACTCGAGGACCAAGCTGCGTGTCTCTGGATCGCGAGTGACATACGCGGTGAGACCGACAGCAGAAGATCCCTTGCCGGAAGTGTACACTCCCCGAGGTGCGATCTTGTGAATGTACTCCAGCATCTTGGACTTCGAAGTAGAGGGATCACCACATAGCAGGACATTAATGTCTCCACGGTACTTTGGTGAACCACCCTTCTCGAAGCTCTTGTTGGTGCCGCCGaagagctgaagaagaaTGCCCTTCTTAACATCCTCCATTTCGTAGATCGACGGAGCCATCGACCTTGAAAGCAGATCGTAGACGTCCGGACGGGCGGCGATCTCTCTGATCTtggcctcttcctcctcgctgaCCTTACGAGTCTCCTGGAGATCACCAGCGGCCTGCTGAGCAAGCTCTTCTTCAATGGTAGTCGGATCGATACCCATACGCTTTGCATCCACCTTCTGCACGTGAACGCAGTCGACGTATGTCTTGAAGATGTTCTTGACGGATCGCTGGCGTGGATTGACACGAACTTGAGTGCACTTGAAAATACCAGTGATCTCAACACGATCACCAGCTTTGCAAGTATCGACAAGCTCGTCGTATGCGCAAATGCTGACGGAGTGTGGCGTCTGACCATCTGGCACGGAGTCTGGTGTCTCTTGCAGCTTGATGATCTGTTTGTCGGTGAAGCCGGATCGGTTGTGCACAATCTGCATGCTATTGCTGGCACTGCACACCTCACGCGGACAGCGAGTTGGCTCGGCGATCTTGCCGCGGTCAATATCGACCTTGACGGTATGATGGCAGACGGAGCATCGGAAAAAGGCATCCTTCATGTCTGGAATGATTGGCGTGGTGCGAATGACAAGGCCCTTGACGGACACGAGCTGGTCCATGTCGCCAGGGTTGAGTTCGCGCAGATTGGTGCTCTTCTCGAGACCGAATGGTCGAACACGGTAAGTGTTTTGGTTGATCTCGGCCAGCAATTCCGTGTCGTCAGTCTCAGGTGCAGGTGCGGCCGCGGCAGGTTGCTGGTCCATGTTGTCCACATCCGAGCTGGGCATAGGAGGCATGGAGCTAGAGTCGCGAGCGCGGTTTGGCTGAGCCTGTTGCGATTGTGTGGAGCGTTTGTCGCTGATTCTCTTCTCCACAATCTCGAGAAGTGCATCTTTGACAGCCGAATCCAGCACTGGGATGATCTCACTTGGGAACGATTGAAGCTGATGCCACAGCTTCCTCGTCCCTGGGTATGCCCTCATATTTCTGCAGTCCAAGTAGAAGCACTTCGAGTTCAGAGCAAGCATGGTCTCCAGCATTCTTAAGTTCTCTTTCTCAAGACCTGGGTCGCCAGGAGTAAGTGTCTCGCCCTCCAAGATCTCTCCATCAGCAATCATGCGGTACTTTTTCTGGAAGTTGAACAAAAAGTCCTTGGTCGCGGCGAATGAATCATTAATAGAAACGTCGGTTCCCCAGATATATCTTGTCGAGCGTCCTCCCAGTTCAGCTGCATCCGAAGTGTTGGGGTTCAGGTTGGAGAATGTGTTGGCATCGGAGATGTCTCCAGCGACTGGCACGCCGTTCTCGTCGACGAATAGCTGTCTCCGTCGTCCGCTGCCCTCGAGCAGATCTGAGTGTACATCGTGTCTCCTGTCTCTAGCGCTTCCAGCTGGTGCACCTGATCGACCGGAACGGACAAACAGGCCGGTCGAACTTGTGCCTTCATGGCGTTCGCGGTTGGCGGCGGGATCTGCAGCATCGGAGCTCGAGGCGTAGTGGACCGGGGAGGAGTCTAGAAAGTGATATCAGTAAAGTGGCAGAGTTATCTCCTCCCGAACGTTGTGGCTCACCTCCAACACCTGGTGCAGCCCTCGGCGTTCTTCCACCCTCACTGCTGCCCATCTGGACGTCATTTCTCTGGCGTAGAGGCGAGCTCCCATGGACACTGCCATTAGCCGGCACACCCAAATTCTGGCTCTGGCTCTGGCTCTGACTTCCCGCAGGGCTGGACTGGAAGAATAACGGCGAGCTGGCTGGCGGCTGCTGGCTTTGGCTATCGGTCTGTTGCGATGCACGCGGTGTGCCTCGCACAGATGCTCGTTGTGAGCGCTGCGATCCACGCGGTGTTCCGTTTGCACTGGCGTTGGCTTCGCTCAGCAATTGTGAGTTCGCGTCGTCGGCTTCAGCAGGATCGCTGGATGGCGGGGCTCGCTGAGAAGCGCTGTTCCGTTGGTTGCGACCATTGGGGGTGTTGTTCGCTGATGACCGCGTCGAGCGTCGACTCGTTGGCGACGACATTATTGCAGTGTGTGTGATGTTGGTGTCGGTGGTTGAAAGAGTTCAGAAAACGAGGGGCACGACCGAATTGATTGACGCGAGCGCGACTTTGGATTTTCGCCTCCGCAGCCAATCAAAGCGCGGCAATCTCAAAGTGCTAAAGTGCACGCATTAGACGCCAACTGGAATACCGGCAAGGCAGCCGAAACACTTTCGACGAGAACATCACCCGGACTTCAATCATCATCGTTGTCGCTCGAACAAGAAGACGTTACAGTGACGATGCCAGCACCATCTCAGCTCTCGATTGCGACCTCCGCGCTCAATCGCCTCGTCAAGGAAAAAGCTTCATACCACAAGGAATtcgagcagcagcaagcGACAATTGCCAAGCTCGAGGCTGAGCAGAGCACAAGCGAAGACGAGAATGCCGAATATACGTTGAGACAGGAGGTATGTCATGATCATTCATTTGTTTGGTGTTTGCGGTCATGTTGGACGATTATTTGTCCGTGACCTGCGCTGCGCGGTCATCTATGTTCATTTCATCGTTTCGATGGTGCTGTCACAAGCCAGTTCCCTGAGTGCTGGCTGCTTTCCCTTATTCTTTCTGCCATCTTCCAAGTCTTCCGCTGACCGTCCCTCTCTTTCGTCTAGCGCAAAGCACTGGAAGAGACCAAGGCCATGTTCCCTCAGCTCAAAACCAAAATCGAGGACACGAAAGCAAAACTCGAATCTCAGCTTGTGAGTTTCCTCGTGCATACTCAAGCAATGCAATCTTTTTGTACAGCGTGATTTGTTGACTCCTAACCTGTAGGCAAACTCTGACCAGAGCGCACCAGAGGACGTAGCCAAAGCGCGCGAGGCGGTGGCAGCAGCGGAGGCAGCGATCAAGGACTCGTCTTGATGGTGAAGCAAAATGGTAGTCGATTCGCTTCGAGAGAGAGGATGGGCGTTGTTGGCATGCTCGGTGGATGGAGGGCGTGATCGGTCGTAACAGAGGCGGAGTAGGGTAGCTCGGAAGGGGTGCAAGCTTTCAACTTCATGCCTCACTTCTTCACTTTCTTCGGCGCAAAGATACTATCGTTGGCTGGGCGCTTCCGCTTGAGCACACCAGCCTGTTGCGACGGCGTGGCGACGGGCGGCGAGGTCGCTTTTTGGTTTGGCGAGAtggctgctgctggaggTGGCGCCATTCTGGAGGGACTTGACTTCACTTCTCTCTGGAGTTGAGCTTCCTTCGCCTTGGGCGCAGCAGAGGTGGTCAGAGCTCGCAACTTTGCTTCATTGCCTTCCCGCTTCTTTTGTTCCGCTGCCGCGATAGCCATTGCCGCGGTTGATGCTGTGCCGTTGCGAGCTCCAGCACGAGCGGGAGCACGGATGATGACATCCTTGGAATATCGCTGATGGTCGGCCATGATGGCTTGCTCGTGAGGAAGTAGCTTACGTGGCTGGATGCGGTGGTTGGCCTCCATCATGGTAGTAGGGACATGTCGGATTTGCTGCTTGCCGGCGGCGAGCTTGCTGGCCGAATCTGGCCCGCGCATGGGCTGTCTCGTCGCTACCGCTCGATTTCTGGCGGCCTCTGCAGTCTGGCGACGGATGTTACCGATGGCGCTGAGACCGTTCTTGCTCGCTGAAGCCTGCCATGGGCGACCTCCATTGTTGGCGGTGCGAGCACGAGCGCGAGCATCAGCGCAGACACGAGCGTCGGTGATCGTACCAGCGAATGGCACGACAGATGGGACAAAGGTAGCAGAGTGTTCAGTCTTCGAGACAGAAGCGCTGACAAGGCTCTTTCGGAGGGCATCTTCTTGTGCGGATTGCAAGAGCTCCTGGTCCTTCGTGAGCTTGCGGTAGACTTTCCACCAGCTGCGTGGATTCTTCGGCTCAATCCACTTCTTCTTGTAATCGGCGATGTCGCGAGCGATGAACTTCTTCCAGAGATCGGCGTCGGCGTCGGCAATCTGCGGACACTTGACTTCCAGCGCGCGAAGTTGTTGCGGTTGGTGAATAGATTTAAGAAAACCTTCAGCGACTTCGTACGGCATGTCGGCGATGTCTGTAATGGCATCGACGTTGCGTTGGAGGGTTCGGATAGCCATTTCGAACAATGTGGGTGTTGGATTCGGAGTCGGTAGTGGTTGTGAAATTGGTGCTGGTTTCGAAGTTGGCATGACGGAAGACTTTTCGAGCAAACAGCTCGAAGTGTAGAGGCTGGAAATGCCAAGGATGAAGTTTTCTCGTATTGTCTATTTTCcttattgttgttgtcgaaTCCGTTTGTCGGTGGATCCGTGAAGCCTGACAGGGGTGCAAGACAGCA from Zymoseptoria tritici IPO323 chromosome 6, whole genome shotgun sequence encodes the following:
- a CDS encoding NEDD8 family protein, with protein sequence RIRVRTLTGKEIELDIEPDYKVQKIKERVEEKEGIPPVQQRLIYGGKQMNDEKTAAEYQLEGGATLHLVLALRGGVA